The sequence tgcttttatcagattgaataagaatagagaagagatcggatcgaatagtacagatcagatgagctcggtgatcagatgagttcatggtcagatcgaatactgggatcagaacgaagtgatggtcagatgagtctttGGATGATttcatgcagatagattgctcaagtattgtgacttggttagaagtcagatggaGTTTTCGTATAGCTGGAAGCTTGCAggcagatcgatgcagatcaaagtacaagagcagatcagactgatgaatgaaggcttatcgggttggaccatgttgactttataattggaccgtaagttactgttgacctaaagcccaagatgaaagtcggtgtaattctctatataaaCAGATGGAAGATGGCCGCAACGaaaataacagaaaatcaaattcttcagaatatattgagagaagaaaagagagatttcggaggagagaAACAAGCTAAGATTGTGACGGGATGAATTCAAGGCTGTAATGCTTGAATTGAGTCTGTGTCTAGCTTGAGAGTTTTTTGTTgtccatctctgtaataagctttGTTCTTGAGCTTGGTTGTTTCTGTTGGTAATTAATAAAGtggttgtgttgctctcccgtggacgtagaCAAATTTCTtgtcgaaccacgtaaatacttgcgttgtttattgctttcatgtgagtgtttgagtttgatctgtgtgcgttggtCTCATCTGTTCTGGGATTGTCATATTGTTCTTGTGTGTTCGTCTGCGTGGTGAATTCATGATTATTAAAtttcggattgattcctaacacttatatatatatatttatatatatatgcatctatatatatatatatatatatatatattgaaaactCCAAGTGCAAAAAAGGCTAGTTGTACACATACCAGGGGTGTAAAAAACGAGTCGATCGGGTTGACTCAAAAACTAACCCGAAAAAAATAATCGTGTTCGAGTTGGATTTTGGGTCAACTCGGGTTGACCTGATATGATCcgaaattatttattattattatataaagttAATAATGATTTGCTACATTTTTATATATCATAGGtttgaaaaagaattattgtacattgatataatagattttcgtcatttaatgtttattctgtacaattttgattttttaaaatagtttttATTACTCccaaaaaaaatgtatttttgtaGTAAGTATACTTTAAAATTTCTACAACTAGACTTTCgaatataaattatatgttattGGATATGTATTCCGAATTCTGAACAACACAACAACAGCAACAACAACGAACAATGAGTTAGTCGAGGCGAGATAATCTATTTATCTACAAGACAAAATTGTCTGTTAACAGTGCTTaacgttggcggcaatcgtctctaagatacaacgacttacGACCGAGATATAGCAGCACAACAAATATCTTGATCTTCGACGAACGAAAATATGTGTCAACTTAACTTTTTTGAGAGAGTGGGAAGAATTTGCAgaaaagattcaaatctgaTGTTTCACGTTATCAGATGTCAAAGATATATATGTTCTGCGTTATAACTTATCATATATATAGACTGAGTCCCAAAAAACACGTCTTATAGTCTAAagatgcaacccatgacagaagaaGTCCAAAAAGAATCGTGACTTTTCGGAATACAAAcagtgcgctcgagcggtaagtttttaccgctcgagcgacaAACGCTCTGTTGCACACTTTTTGACGCTGCACTCGAGCGGTAAGATTTTATCGCTCGGGCGGCCAATCTTCTGTCCCGAAGGTGGAGtgctgcgctcgagcggtagtaCTTGTTAGCTCGAACGACAGGTTTgtacataataaaataataataaatattattttaactaaattttatccaaaaatctaATTAGATCATAAGACCTCACCTCACCTCACCGAGCTGGCCGCGCGCGTGTGTTAGTTGCATCGTctagcgtcttgcccctttacaaaacatcatGTGCCCTAAGGAGttgttctttgaatttttatttaattattttgttaaaaaatggAGTTGGTTCGAGTTGATCGGGTTAATCGGGTTAACCAAGTTCAAGCTCGAGTTGATCATTTTCGGGTTGATTCGGATTGAGAAATTTTCAAATAATGTTTCTGAAAACCCGACCCAACCCGACCCCACCCAATCCATCTAAACTGACAACCGTAACACGTACAAATACCTCAATATATTAATGTACTTGTCATTAGgaatatcaaaaataaaatttaaaatacaatatACTTAACTAATTTTACCAAATAATATGTTCATATTAGCCTCTTGGATACAGATAATGGTTGGCTGGTTGCTGTATGGTATCCATATATGAGATATAAAAATTGTTTGATATGATAAGAAACCTTTAGCATCATAAAACTTTATTTGACTCGTGAATAAAATTGATTAACGACGCATAATATAAAAacaattattaatatatttggaTAAGATAAAACATATTACACTAATTATTTGTACGATTTTAGTCAATACTTGAACTAAACTAACTCAACATGAGTAATCAATCAATATATAATCATCAACATCAAACATTGCCTAACTTGTACACAGGAAACCTTTTTGAACATCTACAATTATACATGTCAAAACGGGCCGGCCCGCAACCCGCCTCAACCCGCCTttaggcggggcggggcgggccgACCCGCCATTTGGGCGGGCCTCCAAATGCTCAGCCCAACCCAACCCGCCTTGAGCCGCGGGttgggcgggccggcccgcctaattttttattaattttttttataaaataaatgttaatttttaaattcaaaaaaaaaattaaaaacacttGAAATGGtaagaaaatgaaaaataaaatttaatcaaatagtttaatcaatattaaaaagtattactattaaaatttaataatatataaaattaattagtaaaaaaaatatatgaaaaaaatttaaaaatactacATAGTTTattatcatcaaaattcattcaaaataagttcaataaaactaaaaaatatgtataaaaaacactaaaaaaatacaattttgcaaaaaaaaaaaaaaatatttggcgGGCCAGCCCGCTCTAACCCGCGGCCCGCGTGGGCTCAGCCCGTTTGGCCCGCCTCCAAATGGGCTGAGATTtggccaacccaacccaacccatttccatggcggggcgggccggcccgaCGGGCCTAGCCCAATTTGACAAGTCTATCTACAATGCATTTTTAAGAGCATACACAAGGAAGGACATAATTATGAAAGACAATGTTTCACTATGTTTCACAAATTTTTGACTGGTCgatagaaaaaaaacaaaagatcaATCCATCATGGATGATAATAAGTATGATAGGCATATACAATATGATTCATTTTATTCCAATGACTTGAATTTTAATGGGGAAATTTTTTGACGAAatagtttgaaaaaaaaaaaagaaaaaataatacaatTTTGTAGTAATAATCTTGGTTTTAAGAAGTTTTGACAAAAAAGTTTGAGATCCCAAGTAGAACCTATGGCAACTTGCCACCTAACTTGTCCAAGATTTCtgatatttattttgttatcatcaaatgAAAGAAGGGAAATAACATTGGAAACTTTGGGGGCAGACGCACAAGTCGCCAACGCAACCAAAATGTATGGCTCCAAACATCTCCCCGACTTTCTGTACTCGTATATGTGGACAAGCTTGTTTTTTCCTCTTCAATGTCACGCTGCATGCTCCTCCAATGAGATAGGAGATTCCACGGCATCTTCCCTCCACCCTCATCAACAAAATCTCATTTTTCAGCTCTAACAACCAATCAAGATTTCACAACCAACTCACCAAGTGGGGTTTCGCCCACAGAGTTTGATAAAGAGAAAAAATGAGAGCTAATTCCCATCTAGTGCTGGTTGATCTGCACAGCTCGTGGCATTCGACGCAACATATTTCCAATTCCACGTTTGGGTACCTGCAGAATTGTAAATCTGCAGCTGCTTCTATCTCTGCGGCGTTTCGTCGATCATGCAGCAGGCGTGTGAAGATCTCGTCGTCCAGGACGCCGGAAGTGGAGGTACGGACGGCGGAGATTCGCCGGCCGAGGGAGTGGTCTACGCGAGGAAATGGGTTGTTGTCTGTTTCCTCAAAAACGGTCTCCACTTCTAGTTCCAGTTATCGAGAAGATGAGGTGGTCTCTGATATGGACCTGTTTCTTGATATAGTGCCTTTGAGGATGAGGCAGGAACTGTTGAGGCATGATGAGATTCGGGATCTGATTGAGGTGGTTATGGACTTGGGGAGGAAGCCCATTGCTCGCTTTCCTTCTGGGGATTGGATTATCTCAGAGCAAACTGTGACGCTCGAAGATCTTCGACATGCAAACTCAAAGGTTGGTTCAGTGAATTTTGCTAATGGGACTAAAACCATGATCATGTTacctaatcaaatttgaaaacTTTTGAAGTATAAAACTGTTGTTGCTATCTCCAGCCATTCCAGCTTTCGTCTGGGTGGTGTTTTAACATGTACATAAGAGTTGAGTTTGAACCACACAACACCTTTGATATTTCAACAGTTGGTTTTGGCTAATTAATTTGGACCTTAGTTGGCTTTATATCGAGCATCTGGATGAGAGGAATTTTAGGAAAGCCAAAATGAAAAGAGAATAAGATCATCACTTGAAGCTCTTGTTGAAAGAAGTTGAGAACCCATCCACCATTAATCTATTAAAATAGTTGCGTGTTAGAATAATACGTTGATCACTTCACTTGTTAAATTTTCACAGTGATGCTTGATAGTAACTTTCACGTTTTCGACTGTATTTTCACTGGATGAATGCCAACAAAAAGCAACGACTTGAAAACCTGAAGGCATTGTTGATGTAGGAGCTAGTGTATGAGTCCACGGCTCCATGTATTCACACATACTTGTATATGTGATACTGGTACCACatcattattcattaaatttatgagtaattaatgggtttttagGTCGGTGATTTCTCTGATGACAACCGTTCTGGAATTGATCGCTCTCTGCATCGCATAAGTGCCATAAGAAATCGCAAAACGCAAATTATAGGCCTTACTTGTCGAGTTGGTCGAGCAATATCTGGAAGTGCCGAAATCATACACGATTTGGTTGAAGATGGAGGCTCAATTTTGGTTATAGGGCCACCAGGAGTTGGCAAAACAACATTAATCAGGTATTAATTTTCGTGATCCTTTAGAAACTCGGTTTAGTTGTTTTAGATTTATTCAGATTTCAGTGACCAAATTGAACATTTCTTTGTCTTGGCAGATGAGGTAATTGATGTTTCTTCGAAATATAATTAGCTACCAGGGCATTTTTAGTTATATCTGATAACATCAAACATTTTAAGAAATTCAAATAATAAGCAGTTTTGTCGGCATGAAGTATAACTTAGTTTTATCGTGCAATAATGTTTGGACATTCGCTTGAACAGGGAAATTGCCAGAATGCTGGCTGATGACCACAAAAAACGTGTAATCATTGTTGATACGTCAAATGAAATTGGTGGTGATGGTGATGTACCCCATTCTGGTATTGGTCGTGCTAGAAGGATGCAAGTCCCAAATGTTCATTTGCAGCATAATGTGAGTCTAAACTTATTCTTTCTTTGGTATAATTTAATTGAAGATTCTACTTTTAGAGTGCATTTGAATGGAGAAGTCTTTTTCAAACAAAGAAGTTGTTTGGTTTGGTtgagcttttaaaattttaaaagtgatTGAATAGGCTGAAATAAAAAAGCTGAATGTGGCTTTGGGGGCTTATAGTTATTTTAGTTAAAAACGAAAAAAATGCTTTTTAGCTATTATACCTAAACATAAAACTGTTTTTATCTTTTTTccttttggaaaaaaattaacaattttaaaagtCCTGTTTAGTGAACTAGTCTTTTTCAGGGCGTAGTGATCAAACCCTTGCTTAGtctttgattattgattttatgtatgaTGATCCGGAGCAGGTAATGATTGAAGCAGTTGAAAATCACATGCCAGAAACCATTATAATTGATGAAATAGGAACTGAGCTTGAAGCGTTGGCTGCTAGCACAATTGCTCAAAGAGGAGTTCAGCTTGTTGCAACAGCTCACGGAATTACTATCGAGAGTATCATCAAGAATCCCTCTTTGCAGATTCTTGTTGGTGGCATTGAGGTGAGGATGGATCTTTCTGCCTCCTACTTTGTATCTATCCATGTCAATTCAAAATTTGGAGTTCAGTTCAGTTAGGCTCACTAAGCAATGCAACAAACTTAGACACATTAATTTTTCCGGATCAAAACTTTGAGTAATAGATGCTTTGTACATTTTTCCGGAAAAAAAGAGTGTTACCCTCGGTGATGAGGAAGCACGGAAGAGGAAAGTGCAGAAAACTATACTTGAGAGGAAGGGACCTCCTACATTTACTTGTGCGGTTGAGATGATATCTAAAACTGAGTGTCGAGTTCATCATAGGCTTGATGCAACTGTAGATGCTATTCTGGCAGGTATTTTGAAAGTTTTATGTATTTACATTCGATTTTCGCATTATCTGTGGTGTGTCAGATGTTGATTATGACTATCTTGAACCTAGGAAAATATCCATTGTTTGAAGTTCGCCGAATAGAGGATGAAGCTAAAGATCATGCTGGAGATACTGAAGCTAATAATTCATCGAAATTAGCACAACTTACTAAACAAAATCGTATTTTAGATACTGTAGATAAAAAGTCATTGAAGTCTACTCAACTGACTGGAAATGACCATGTCAGAGATGCTGAAGCTTATGTTTCGTTGAGTTCAAATCCAACTGAGCAAAGCCATTTTAGAGATTTTAACATGGCAAATGTTGAaatagaagaaaataaaatgaagGGTCAGATTAGATCTAACATATCAGTGAGCAGAAAAAGCCCAGTATATGTTTATACATACAAGGTACTTGTGCTCCCATTTTCATTTGGATGAGTAATATCAAATCTGTAAAcagtttaataatttaaatagagTGCAAAACCAAATTGATCGTAATTTGTGCCGCGTTTCAGATCCAGGATGCTGATTTATTACAAGTGGCAGCTGTGATGGGGCTTGATGATAAAATTGATGTAACTGATGATATTGGTTTTGCAGATGCTATTTTAGCATCTAGTtatgaaataaaacagaatCCTTGGATCCGGGGTGTTGCAAAATCTCATCAGATGCCTGTTTTTGTCATCAAGGTATTGTAGTCCAACAAGAATATTAGAGATGTAAATGACTTTTTAAATAACttgtctttttaaaaaaattgtagtCAAGTACAATGGCTCAAATGGTGAAGGCAATCCGGATGATTCTAGGGATGGATTCGTTTACCACTACACAAAAGCAATCAAACAGAACTTCTCTGGCTATTGAGATTGAAGACGATGCACCAAAGATACAACCATCCCTAGAGGAGATTGATGCCTTGGAGGTGCACAACTTTTTCCTATTTAATTATCTCAGCACCTTTTGTTTTGAAAATTAGGATCATGATACAATCGAGTGAGCTTCATCAAATGCGTAGTGCGGGATTTGTGAGGTTGTGAGTGATTAAGGCTGATAATGCTACTTTCCGATGTGGTAGTCTGATCTAGAAATTTATTTCCCTAGCTACAACGTAAAATTGTGGACTACACACAATTAGAGAGGATCAAGGGACATTTTTTATGCACATAAATAGGTTTTGGGTTGGTGATATGTACATATTTAAAGATATTGCCATGAAATTGGAATTTATTTGCATAGTCATAGGAGCTGCATAATTTCACTGTCCTTTCTCTCCAAAAGACAAAAGGGTAGCCAAAGATGTGCAAGGCAGTTTCTTTCACTATTTGATATCATAGCTGTACAGACTGCTGCATGGATCTTGCAATACCCGATTCAGAAAATTTTGTGCGATGACTTGGACTTGAACTCATCAAACATCCATCTTTTTCACTAGTTAAGCTCGG comes from Henckelia pumila isolate YLH828 chromosome 4, ASM3356847v2, whole genome shotgun sequence and encodes:
- the LOC140863009 gene encoding protein SEEDLING PLASTID DEVELOPMENT 1, translated to MRANSHLVLVDLHSSWHSTQHISNSTFGYLQNCKSAAASISAAFRRSCSRRVKISSSRTPEVEVRTAEIRRPREWSTRGNGLLSVSSKTVSTSSSSYREDEVVSDMDLFLDIVPLRMRQELLRHDEIRDLIEVVMDLGRKPIARFPSGDWIISEQTVTLEDLRHANSKVGDFSDDNRSGIDRSLHRISAIRNRKTQIIGLTCRVGRAISGSAEIIHDLVEDGGSILVIGPPGVGKTTLIREIARMLADDHKKRVIIVDTSNEIGGDGDVPHSGIGRARRMQVPNVHLQHNVMIEAVENHMPETIIIDEIGTELEALAASTIAQRGVQLVATAHGITIESIIKNPSLQILVGGIESVTLGDEEARKRKVQKTILERKGPPTFTCAVEMISKTECRVHHRLDATVDAILAGKYPLFEVRRIEDEAKDHAGDTEANNSSKLAQLTKQNRILDTVDKKSLKSTQLTGNDHVRDAEAYVSLSSNPTEQSHFRDFNMANVEIEENKMKGQIRSNISVSRKSPVYVYTYKIQDADLLQVAAVMGLDDKIDVTDDIGFADAILASSYEIKQNPWIRGVAKSHQMPVFVIKSSTMAQMVKAIRMILGMDSFTTTQKQSNRTSLAIEIEDDAPKIQPSLEEIDALEEVRLAIEYIVIPGGEPVELLPRRSDIVARQLKLVESYQLAAENSGTELNPRLQILPQKLNKGNFKPSSSFFFKYDGSAAGGEGGTSVFKLPFLPE